In a single window of the Papaver somniferum cultivar HN1 chromosome 8, ASM357369v1, whole genome shotgun sequence genome:
- the LOC113303050 gene encoding uncharacterized protein LOC113303050: MSIANLISQSLPFSSSSKRNANIHSPPRSISFRPIVRISNTIRAITRGGGQTKDNNNIDHFHKSNKSKQPKQFELPGLTKTDVKAWAEEKGIEASGGEVVKVKMNKGKCIHQGLITESLPNGMFRVRIENIESLILGYISAKIRDNKIMILVGDKVEIEVDHRYDSSKGRIIYRVDNRSHKAGKKAKKDQKQNNRRRS; this comes from the coding sequence ATGTCTATAGCAAATCTGATCAGCCAATCGCTTccattttcatcatcatctaaaaGAAATGCTAATATTCACTCACCACCCAGGTCTATTAGTTTTAGACCTATTGTAAGGATTTCAAACACCATCAGAGCAATCACAAGAGGAGGCGGACAAAcaaaagacaacaacaacatcgATCACTTCCACAAATCAAACAAATCTAAACAGCCAAAGCAATTTGAGTTGCCAGGTTTGACAAAGACCGATGTAAAAGCTTGGGCAGAGGAAAAGGGAATCGAAGCTAGTGGTGGAGAAGTTGTGAAAGTGAAAATGAACAAAggaaaatgcattcatcaaggtttGATTACTGAATCGCTTCCTAATGGTATGTTCCGAGTTAGAATAGAGAACATCGAAAGTTTGATTTTAGGTTATATTTCAGCCAAAATCAGAGATAATAAAATTATGATATTAGTGGGAGATAAAGTTGAGATTGAAGTAGATCATCGTTATGATTCAAGTAAAGGGCGAATTATTTATAGGGTGGACAACAGGTCGCACAAGGCAGGGAAAAAGGCTAAGAAggatcaaaaacaaaataatagaCGCCGCTCATAA